In Mangrovivirga cuniculi, the following proteins share a genomic window:
- a CDS encoding RagB/SusD family nutrient uptake outer membrane protein — protein MKTINKLSTLIMVALVGFTFQSCEDFLEQEIPGRAPVEEFYSTEEDVLQATTAAYDLLQYHFSNGWASPYLVKTLPSDESNAGGSSLGDQPGYQTLDNYTFDSNNGAILGYWKMAYYGIYRANLVINNTEPDTDLKERLIAEAKCLRAYYYFELVTMFGDVPLVLNEVPPAEYSSTPRVAASEVYAQIVDDLQSAIQSLPPKSAYGAGEKFRWSSGGAKALLGKTYLYLEEWTNAASILDEVINSGEYALEPYYGQIFTKEHEFGMESIFEVQFISEEAYNWGNFPWGEGRFQESNIHIQLMGPRGDFYQAAPGDSLMGGWGFNVPEPSMYQAFMDAGDVERRINNLMSEEELRAMGGDWTNPDAYGYEGYIRRKYGTYSGETNLEGGAVGELNYATNFRIIRYADVLLMAAEAHIRDGNEGTGVDYINDVRDRAGLAPIDLSGQALVDALILERQLELAFEGHRFRDLVRWGIADEVLASEGFQAGKHELLPIPIAEVRVAGLTQNPGY, from the coding sequence ATGAAAACTATAAATAAATTATCAACACTTATTATGGTTGCTCTCGTAGGATTTACCTTCCAGAGTTGCGAAGATTTTCTGGAACAAGAAATTCCTGGTAGAGCACCCGTAGAAGAATTTTATTCTACCGAAGAGGATGTTTTGCAAGCTACGACTGCTGCTTACGATCTTTTACAATACCATTTTAGTAATGGTTGGGCGAGCCCATACCTGGTAAAAACTCTTCCATCTGATGAATCAAATGCAGGCGGAAGTAGTTTAGGAGACCAGCCAGGTTATCAAACTCTTGACAATTATACTTTTGATTCAAATAATGGTGCTATTTTGGGTTACTGGAAAATGGCTTATTATGGTATTTATCGTGCAAACCTTGTAATAAATAACACCGAACCTGACACTGATTTAAAGGAAAGACTAATAGCCGAGGCTAAATGTTTACGAGCATATTATTACTTTGAATTAGTAACCATGTTCGGAGATGTACCTTTAGTATTAAATGAGGTGCCTCCGGCAGAATACTCTTCAACTCCAAGAGTTGCGGCTAGTGAAGTATACGCACAAATCGTTGACGATCTTCAAAGCGCAATACAGTCACTTCCTCCAAAAAGTGCTTACGGTGCTGGAGAAAAATTCAGATGGTCTTCAGGTGGAGCGAAAGCTTTACTGGGTAAAACCTATCTTTATCTTGAAGAGTGGACAAATGCTGCAAGTATACTTGATGAAGTAATAAATTCGGGAGAATATGCTCTTGAACCATATTATGGTCAAATATTCACAAAAGAACATGAATTCGGAATGGAATCTATATTCGAAGTCCAATTCATTTCAGAGGAAGCTTATAACTGGGGGAATTTCCCATGGGGTGAAGGACGTTTCCAGGAATCTAATATACACATTCAGCTAATGGGACCAAGAGGCGACTTCTATCAGGCAGCTCCTGGAGACTCATTAATGGGTGGATGGGGATTTAATGTACCTGAACCATCAATGTATCAAGCTTTTATGGATGCCGGTGATGTTGAAAGAAGAATCAACAACCTGATGTCTGAAGAAGAGCTACGTGCTATGGGTGGTGATTGGACCAATCCTGATGCATATGGATACGAAGGATATATTCGAAGAAAATACGGAACATACTCTGGTGAAACAAATTTAGAAGGCGGAGCAGTTGGTGAATTAAACTACGCTACAAACTTCAGAATCATCAGATATGCAGATGTATTGCTAATGGCAGCAGAGGCTCATATCAGAGATGGAAATGAAGGTACAGGAGTTGATTATATCAATGATGTAAGAGATCGTGCTGGTTTAGCACCAATAGACCTTTCTGGTCAGGCACTAGTTGATGCATTGATCCTAGAGCGTCAACTTGAGTTAGCTTTTGAAGGACACAGATTCAGAGATCTTGTTAGATGGGGAATTGCTGATGAAGTTTTAGCTTCAGAAGGATTCCAGGCTGGAAAACATGAATTACTTCCTATTCCAATTGCAGAAGTAAGAGTTGCCGGGTTAACACAAAATCCTGGTTATTAA
- a CDS encoding SusC/RagA family TonB-linked outer membrane protein, which translates to MKNINKPKNLILYLALMLCQVAIIAQDRVISGKVTDSMNDSGIPGANILIKGTGNGTVTDVNGNYSLTVPESAEILVFSFVGYESMEVEINGRSTISVALMPDITSLEEIVVIGYGEQKKSLLTGAISSVDADEIQSVSNTRIDQTLQGRVAGVNVLPNSGSPGSGININIRGTGSNGNSQPLYVVDGVITGGIEYLDPNEVESIEVLKDAASAAIYGAQGGNGVVYITTKKGKAGAAQINYGFQYGIQSANPNLDLMNSQQYATYLDEAGVANGPDPSNVGNVNTNWLDEVFESAPMMRHSLNISGGTEKSKYLIGGSFFDQDGIVGGEKSNFERYTFRLNTDHEVKDWLTVGNNMSFSHFERSTIAEDSEFGGIMNNALLLDPLTPTVYTGTLPDYAQQVLDNGNTLVTNDAGQYYGISQYVFGEIFNPLAGIQTARGGTVQDKIVGNIYANIQPVEWLKFTTRFGIDAAFQRFSTWTPSYYYSSERLNNTATVNDSDDKWFNWQWDNFVNIDKSFDNHNFNVTLGTTAQKMEHNYLFMSGGPMFKEADKYAYYDFLPDDNDRVGGRRNVQTIMSYYFRVLYDYQGKYLLNITGRYDGSSKLHPDNRWDFFPSFSAGWVISEEGFYSRTSPMNFLKLRASWGENGSVRSLNIGQYAALITTEGIRYPNSQSNYLIGAEPDFQSNPDLRWETSRQVDIGLEAGFFEDKLTLEFDYYRKETVDLITLGTPPLFSGNDPSFINGGTIQNQGIELALNWRDQVGDFNYSIGANFTTLDNEVTALNENVDQIGGVGVGTGWTATFFEQGYPIWYFSGYKTNGIFQNQAEIDAYVSEGGLTGYNPVPGDPIVVDVNEDGSISPDDQTYIGDPFPDFIYAVRATASYKGFDFLLFLQGKQGNDILMGFNRTDRPTANKPAFYYEDRWTGEGSTNSWFRANTDNPFIYNSDLMVFDGSYMRIRQLQVGYTLPEDIFSNAGISKLRFYVSLDNFFTFTDYPGLDPEAGSANSTSLGIDRGVYPIPRVFLTGLNVTF; encoded by the coding sequence ATGAAAAACATAAACAAACCGAAAAACCTAATCCTTTATCTTGCACTGATGCTTTGTCAGGTTGCAATCATTGCTCAGGACAGAGTGATCAGCGGTAAGGTAACAGACAGCATGAACGACTCTGGAATTCCCGGAGCAAACATTCTCATTAAAGGTACCGGAAATGGTACAGTAACAGATGTTAATGGTAATTATTCATTAACAGTACCAGAAAGTGCAGAAATTCTGGTGTTTTCTTTTGTTGGATACGAATCAATGGAAGTAGAGATCAATGGAAGATCCACAATCAGTGTTGCTTTAATGCCCGACATTACTTCGCTTGAAGAAATAGTGGTCATTGGGTATGGCGAGCAAAAGAAGAGTTTATTAACTGGAGCTATATCTAGTGTGGATGCCGATGAAATTCAATCCGTATCTAACACCCGAATTGATCAGACACTTCAGGGAAGAGTAGCAGGGGTAAATGTTTTACCAAATTCAGGATCTCCTGGTAGTGGTATTAACATTAACATTCGTGGTACTGGTTCTAATGGTAACTCACAGCCACTTTATGTTGTTGATGGAGTAATTACCGGAGGAATAGAATACCTGGATCCGAATGAAGTAGAATCAATAGAAGTACTAAAAGATGCTGCTTCAGCAGCTATTTATGGTGCACAAGGTGGTAATGGTGTAGTTTATATTACAACTAAAAAAGGTAAAGCTGGTGCTGCACAGATCAACTACGGGTTCCAATATGGTATTCAGAGTGCAAATCCAAACCTGGACTTAATGAACTCACAGCAATACGCTACTTATTTAGATGAAGCCGGAGTTGCTAACGGTCCTGATCCATCAAATGTTGGAAATGTAAATACAAACTGGCTGGACGAAGTATTTGAATCAGCGCCTATGATGAGACACAGTCTTAATATCAGTGGAGGAACTGAAAAATCAAAATACCTTATTGGAGGAAGTTTCTTTGATCAGGATGGTATTGTAGGCGGTGAAAAGTCAAATTTTGAACGTTATACATTCAGATTAAATACCGATCATGAAGTTAAAGACTGGTTAACAGTTGGTAACAACATGTCATTCTCTCACTTTGAGCGATCTACAATTGCTGAAGACAGTGAGTTTGGTGGAATAATGAATAACGCACTATTGCTTGACCCATTAACTCCAACAGTATACACTGGTACATTACCTGATTATGCTCAACAAGTATTAGATAATGGAAATACATTGGTAACAAATGATGCCGGCCAGTACTATGGAATTTCACAATATGTATTTGGTGAAATCTTTAACCCGCTAGCAGGTATTCAAACTGCCAGAGGTGGTACTGTTCAGGATAAAATAGTTGGAAATATCTACGCAAATATCCAACCGGTTGAATGGTTAAAATTCACTACTAGATTTGGTATAGACGCTGCATTCCAGCGATTTAGCACATGGACTCCAAGTTATTACTATTCTTCTGAAAGATTAAATAATACTGCTACAGTAAATGATTCTGACGATAAATGGTTCAACTGGCAGTGGGACAACTTTGTGAATATTGATAAGTCTTTTGATAATCATAATTTCAATGTCACATTAGGTACTACAGCTCAAAAAATGGAGCATAATTACCTCTTTATGTCTGGTGGCCCAATGTTTAAAGAAGCTGATAAATATGCTTACTACGATTTCCTTCCGGATGATAATGACAGAGTTGGAGGAAGAAGAAATGTTCAAACTATCATGTCATACTATTTCAGAGTATTGTATGATTATCAAGGTAAGTATCTATTAAATATCACAGGCCGTTATGATGGGTCTTCAAAATTACATCCTGACAACAGATGGGATTTCTTCCCAAGTTTCTCTGCAGGTTGGGTAATTTCAGAAGAAGGATTTTATTCTCGTACTTCTCCAATGAATTTCTTGAAATTGAGAGCAAGTTGGGGAGAAAATGGTAGTGTAAGGTCATTGAACATAGGTCAATATGCCGCTTTAATTACTACAGAAGGTATCAGATACCCAAATTCTCAAAGCAATTACCTGATCGGTGCAGAACCTGACTTCCAGTCAAACCCTGATTTAAGATGGGAGACAAGTCGACAGGTAGATATCGGATTAGAAGCCGGATTCTTCGAGGATAAATTAACTCTTGAGTTTGACTACTACAGAAAAGAAACTGTAGATCTTATCACACTGGGTACTCCACCACTATTCTCCGGTAACGATCCTTCTTTTATTAACGGTGGTACAATTCAAAACCAAGGTATAGAATTAGCTCTTAACTGGAGAGATCAGGTTGGAGATTTTAACTACTCTATTGGAGCAAACTTCACAACATTAGACAATGAAGTTACTGCTTTAAATGAGAATGTTGACCAAATTGGCGGTGTCGGAGTAGGAACAGGATGGACCGCAACATTCTTTGAGCAAGGTTACCCTATCTGGTATTTCAGTGGTTATAAAACAAATGGAATTTTCCAAAATCAGGCAGAAATAGATGCTTACGTTTCTGAAGGAGGCTTAACCGGATATAACCCGGTACCAGGTGATCCTATCGTTGTTGATGTAAACGAAGATGGATCAATCTCTCCAGATGATCAAACTTATATTGGAGATCCATTCCCTGATTTCATCTATGCAGTAAGAGCGACAGCATCTTACAAAGGATTTGATTTCCTTTTATTCTTACAAGGAAAACAAGGAAATGACATTTTAATGGGCTTTAACCGAACTGACCGTCCGACTGCTAACAAGCCTGCTTTCTACTACGAAGACAGATGGACAGGAGAAGGAAGCACAAACAGTTGGTTCAGAGCAAATACAGATAATCCATTCATTTACAACAGTGACCTAATGGTATTTGACGGTTCATATATGAGAATCCGGCAGTTACAAGTAGGTTATACTCTTCCGGAGGATATCTTCTCAAATGCTGGAATTTCGAAATTGAGATTCTACGTTTCACTGGATAACTTCTTTACTTTTACGGATTACCCGGGGCTTGATCCTGAGGCCGGTAGTGCAAATAGCACCAGTCTTGGAATTGACAGAGGGGTTTATCCAATACCAAGAGTATTCTTAACTGGATTAAATGTTACATTTTAA
- a CDS encoding hybrid sensor histidine kinase/response regulator transcription factor yields MKNLPLLIILLILTQGIKSQDLNNLYFHHIDVELSQNSVTRLVEDKDGFLWIATRYGLNRFDGEEILTFVNDSTQNALENGFVSGLNVDEKNNIWISTYGGGAFSLDNETGRLSELSSEFDNKLITNSLIDSKGVIWFSTEKSGVMSYNPKNKVVDSYTGFINNGKITETSIVGIAEDSQNNYFIGTWGKGLYLFNKKEKRFVNYDTESHSSIPHDVVRTMFTTKNGDIWIGFQKGLRRLVFKDGVYKFELPTIENEEFNKLIGETTILCLLEDKDHNLWIGTENEGLIILDLKTEEFFRYFRDPYNNHALKSNSIWNIAESKNGIIWIGTFDQGLFKVDPYEKRFIHYHQTQKPGKALSYNLVSAFSEQGEGYYVGTDGGGLNYVVPGEETRYFNKSNSNLTSNSILCLEQDQDSTLWIGTWEGGVFTKKKGQKKISFFDQRTRNGSFGKYIFDIHKDSKNRIWIASFRHSLEVYNPETNEVHFFSPNIEDRKITSTTIHAVIEDQYGNIWTATEGYGIDKITLTDDLKTKTLTNYSPEHPIDSKQYLNHGFVSSFLLDSQNRLWAGSHGGGLNYFDEKSEKFVAITVVDGLPSNMILSIEQDDSGLIWVSTNKGLASVSPEDLVIKTYDKADGLQSSEFTKRASLKLKNGDLLFGGINGFNRFNPLNIPEIPTDGKVLVTDIKFNSENGTQYLVEKNKNILHSRNLNLPYSLNDFNISFTYLNYTQPNKNTYQYKLEGYDENWQEAETRNVAYYTNVPAGDYTFKVRAFNADGKPAENTASLKIHIDAPWYGTIWAYIAYIAIIVSLLVWRRNTIISREKLKTNLKIEHLELEKLKELDEMKSRFFANISHEFRTPLTLILSPLKTIYYDEHFSKHRKRITDIIRQADKLLNLINQILDLSKLESGSINPEFTVIDVSAFLKPVVYSFSGLAEKKYIRFSVRFPEEKIIASVDVDKLEKIITNLLSNAIKYTPEFGEVSFNLKSSENKFSFSVCDTGDGIAESDKEEIFKRYYQSSSSKSRNDLGTGIGLALTKELVELHDGRIEVGNNNKSGACFNVNIPINLTDIIPETVIALPGVKQSLIDNISELDVLEPDSVQSQNKEVDDDNSQKQTILIAEDNEEIQKFIVEYLKDEFEILSAINGARGLEIAIDQKPDLIISDIVMPEMNGYELCNTIKSNPELNHIPIILLTAKASDESFEKGYYSGADAYLTKPFDPNKLKMQIHNMLLTGKNFKKKITQKKHHKLTPKSPEIKNTDEKFVEEIVAIIEKNISEPNFTINDICKEIGMSRMQLYRRLKNAISMSANELIRHIRMQRAAQLLKLNKLSIAEITYQVGFTDLQYFRTTFKKQFGMNPSEFITLKQ; encoded by the coding sequence ATGAAAAACCTCCCCCTTTTAATAATTCTTTTAATACTAACCCAAGGTATTAAAAGCCAAGATCTTAACAATCTTTATTTCCATCATATAGATGTGGAATTGTCTCAAAACAGTGTTACAAGATTAGTGGAAGATAAAGATGGATTCTTGTGGATTGCTACACGATATGGTTTAAACAGATTCGATGGTGAAGAAATATTAACCTTTGTTAATGACTCCACTCAAAATGCTTTGGAAAATGGTTTTGTTAGTGGATTGAACGTGGATGAGAAAAATAATATCTGGATAAGTACATATGGTGGTGGGGCCTTTTCTCTAGATAATGAAACAGGAAGATTAAGCGAATTATCTTCTGAATTTGACAATAAACTAATTACAAACTCTCTAATTGATTCTAAGGGTGTAATCTGGTTTTCTACCGAAAAATCAGGTGTGATGTCTTATAACCCAAAAAATAAAGTAGTTGATAGTTATACAGGTTTCATCAATAATGGGAAAATTACTGAAACCAGTATTGTAGGTATTGCTGAAGACTCTCAAAACAATTACTTTATAGGAACCTGGGGGAAAGGGTTATACCTATTTAATAAGAAAGAAAAAAGATTTGTCAATTATGATACCGAGAGTCATTCTTCTATACCTCATGATGTTGTTCGAACAATGTTCACCACCAAAAATGGTGATATCTGGATTGGCTTTCAAAAAGGTTTAAGAAGACTTGTTTTTAAAGATGGGGTATACAAATTTGAATTACCCACCATTGAGAATGAAGAATTTAATAAACTAATAGGTGAGACAACTATACTTTGCCTTCTTGAAGATAAAGATCATAACTTATGGATCGGTACAGAAAATGAAGGATTGATAATTCTCGATCTTAAAACTGAAGAATTTTTCAGATATTTTCGTGATCCATATAATAACCACGCATTAAAAAGTAATTCAATCTGGAACATTGCCGAATCCAAAAACGGAATTATATGGATAGGAACTTTTGATCAGGGGCTTTTTAAAGTTGATCCATACGAAAAACGCTTCATACATTATCACCAAACCCAAAAGCCGGGTAAAGCACTGAGCTACAACCTAGTAAGTGCCTTTTCCGAGCAAGGCGAAGGATATTACGTGGGAACTGATGGAGGGGGATTAAATTATGTAGTTCCGGGAGAAGAAACCAGGTATTTCAATAAGTCAAATAGCAATTTGACTAGCAACAGTATTCTATGTCTCGAACAAGATCAGGATAGCACCTTGTGGATCGGAACATGGGAAGGAGGAGTCTTCACAAAAAAGAAAGGTCAAAAGAAGATCTCCTTTTTTGACCAACGAACCAGAAATGGGTCATTTGGAAAGTATATTTTTGACATCCATAAGGATAGTAAAAACCGTATTTGGATAGCCTCCTTCAGGCATTCACTTGAAGTATATAACCCTGAAACTAATGAGGTTCATTTTTTCAGTCCGAATATTGAAGATAGAAAAATCACCTCCACTACTATACACGCTGTTATTGAAGATCAATATGGTAATATCTGGACAGCAACTGAAGGATATGGGATTGATAAAATAACCCTGACTGATGATCTGAAAACTAAAACTCTGACAAATTATTCACCTGAACATCCAATTGATAGCAAACAATATCTGAATCATGGATTTGTTTCTTCTTTTCTTCTGGATTCTCAAAATAGATTATGGGCAGGAAGTCATGGTGGAGGATTAAATTACTTTGATGAAAAATCTGAAAAGTTTGTCGCAATTACTGTAGTTGACGGACTTCCCAGTAACATGATATTAAGCATTGAGCAAGACGATAGTGGATTAATTTGGGTAAGTACAAATAAAGGTCTTGCATCGGTATCTCCAGAAGACCTCGTAATTAAGACTTACGACAAAGCTGATGGACTTCAATCATCGGAATTTACCAAACGAGCCTCGTTAAAGCTTAAAAACGGAGATCTACTTTTTGGTGGTATCAATGGATTTAATAGATTCAACCCACTAAATATACCTGAAATCCCAACTGACGGAAAAGTACTGGTTACAGATATTAAGTTTAATTCTGAAAACGGCACTCAATATCTAGTAGAAAAGAATAAAAACATACTTCATAGCAGAAATCTGAATTTACCCTATTCTTTAAATGATTTTAATATTTCATTTACCTATTTAAACTATACTCAACCGAATAAAAACACCTATCAATATAAGCTGGAGGGATATGATGAGAATTGGCAGGAAGCCGAAACAAGAAATGTGGCATACTATACTAATGTACCTGCCGGGGATTATACTTTTAAGGTAAGGGCATTTAATGCAGACGGAAAGCCTGCGGAAAACACCGCTTCCTTAAAAATTCATATTGATGCGCCATGGTATGGCACCATATGGGCATACATAGCATATATAGCAATAATTGTAAGCCTTCTGGTATGGAGAAGAAATACGATTATCAGTAGAGAAAAGTTAAAAACAAATTTAAAAATAGAGCATCTTGAATTAGAAAAATTAAAAGAGCTGGATGAAATGAAATCCAGGTTTTTTGCTAATATTTCTCATGAATTCAGGACTCCATTAACCTTAATTCTTTCACCTCTAAAAACTATTTATTACGATGAACACTTTTCAAAACATCGAAAGAGAATTACTGATATCATCAGACAAGCGGATAAACTGTTAAACCTTATAAACCAAATTCTTGATCTGTCAAAATTAGAATCGGGCAGTATAAATCCAGAATTCACAGTAATAGACGTCTCCGCTTTTTTAAAACCCGTGGTTTATTCATTTTCAGGATTGGCTGAAAAGAAATATATACGCTTTTCGGTGCGTTTTCCGGAGGAAAAGATTATTGCTTCAGTAGATGTTGACAAACTTGAAAAGATTATCACCAATTTATTATCAAACGCAATCAAATACACTCCAGAGTTTGGTGAGGTTAGCTTTAATTTGAAAAGCTCAGAAAATAAATTTTCATTTTCAGTCTGTGATACCGGAGATGGAATTGCTGAGTCGGATAAAGAAGAAATTTTTAAGAGATACTACCAAAGTTCAAGTTCTAAAAGCAGAAATGACCTGGGAACAGGAATTGGATTAGCACTGACAAAAGAATTAGTTGAATTACATGACGGTAGGATTGAAGTCGGAAACAACAATAAATCTGGCGCTTGTTTTAATGTTAATATACCTATCAATCTTACTGATATCATTCCTGAAACTGTAATAGCTTTACCAGGAGTAAAACAAAGCCTGATTGATAATATATCAGAATTAGATGTTTTAGAACCTGACTCTGTTCAATCCCAAAATAAAGAAGTAGATGATGATAATTCACAGAAACAGACAATATTAATAGCAGAGGACAACGAAGAAATTCAAAAATTTATAGTTGAATATTTAAAAGATGAATTTGAAATATTAAGTGCAATTAATGGAGCCAGGGGATTAGAAATTGCCATTGATCAAAAACCTGATCTTATAATCAGTGATATAGTTATGCCTGAGATGAATGGCTATGAACTTTGTAATACTATTAAATCAAACCCGGAGTTAAATCATATTCCTATTATCCTTTTAACAGCAAAAGCTTCTGATGAGAGTTTTGAAAAAGGGTACTATAGTGGAGCCGATGCATACCTCACAAAACCATTTGACCCGAATAAATTAAAAATGCAGATCCACAATATGCTCCTTACCGGCAAAAACTTTAAAAAGAAAATCACACAAAAGAAACATCATAAACTCACCCCAAAATCTCCGGAAATAAAAAATACAGACGAGAAATTCGTTGAAGAAATTGTCGCTATAATTGAAAAAAATATTAGTGAACCAAATTTCACCATAAATGATATTTGTAAGGAGATTGGAATGAGCCGGATGCAATTATACAGAAGATTAAAAAATGCGATCTCAATGAGTGCTAACGAATTGATTCGCCATATCCGAATGCAACGGGCTGCCCAACTTTTAAAATTAAATAAACTTTCGATTGCTGAAATAACTTATCAGGTAGGATTTACAGATCTTCAATATTTCAGAACCACATTTAAAAAACAATTTGGTATGAATCCTTCGGAATTTATAACATTGAAACAGTGA
- a CDS encoding glycoside hydrolase family 3 N-terminal domain-containing protein, with protein MKTIEASAGNNTNAFVESLLDKMTVEEKVGQMTQVTIDLILKENSTTEIDPDKLRKAIVEKKVGSILNVKGHAYSYETWRNILTSIQEVAENETPNSIPVLYGIDAIHGATYLKGSSLFPHNIGMAASRNKDLVHKSASITAFQTRSSGIPWDFDPVLGLGRQPLWSRFEETFGEDVHLVTEMGEAAITGYQEDGLKSNTAVAACMKHFLGYSVPSSGKDRTPADISDIFLKEYLLPPFKAAVENDVATVMINSGEINGVPVHASKHWLTEVLRNELGFQGVAVSDWEDVIRLHTRHRVASTPKEAVRMAVDAGLDMSMVPYDYSFYDLLVELVKEGTISEERLDESVRRILKLKSDLGLFAQPVSPAVSEEELFKPEFDTAAYTSAVESMVLTKNEGILPLNKNTEITIAGPTANAFGPLHSSWSFTWMGNDESQYSEQTKTFYEGMKEVFGEENVNCNSTNEWDDKGNYQLGNVSGSDVIILALGEPPYAEGPGVIDNLDLDERQLKLAREAMDTGKPVIAVFFTGRPRIISSIEPGLDAILLGLRPATFGGLAAANLLAGVENPSGVLPFTYPKHSGDIVHYDHKLTEEIREDIPNTYGQTGYQPQWDFGHGLSYTDFKIENLKLEEKEISTEGTLNVSVSVKNTGNVGGKKAVDVFIRDHFASITPSVKRLKAFKKVYLDPGETTILNFKISASDLAFIGQEGTPVLEPGEFDVIIGASKATFAIK; from the coding sequence ATGAAAACAATTGAAGCTTCAGCAGGCAACAATACTAACGCTTTTGTCGAAAGTTTGCTTGATAAAATGACAGTGGAAGAAAAGGTAGGACAGATGACTCAGGTTACCATCGATCTTATTTTAAAGGAGAATTCTACTACTGAAATTGATCCTGACAAACTCCGAAAAGCTATAGTAGAGAAAAAAGTAGGAAGTATTCTGAATGTTAAAGGTCATGCTTACTCTTATGAAACATGGAGAAATATATTGACTAGTATTCAGGAAGTTGCTGAAAATGAAACTCCGAATAGTATTCCGGTTTTATATGGTATAGATGCTATTCATGGTGCAACTTATTTAAAGGGATCTTCCTTATTTCCTCATAATATAGGGATGGCTGCTTCGCGAAATAAAGATCTTGTTCATAAATCTGCTTCTATTACAGCCTTTCAAACTCGTTCAAGCGGCATACCATGGGATTTTGATCCTGTATTAGGACTGGGACGTCAACCTTTGTGGTCAAGATTTGAAGAGACATTTGGTGAAGATGTACACCTTGTTACTGAAATGGGAGAAGCAGCAATAACCGGTTACCAGGAGGATGGTCTTAAAAGTAATACTGCCGTTGCCGCCTGCATGAAGCACTTTCTTGGGTATTCAGTGCCTTCAAGTGGAAAAGACCGTACACCGGCTGATATTTCTGATATTTTTCTAAAAGAATATTTGTTACCTCCATTTAAAGCTGCTGTAGAAAATGATGTAGCAACTGTGATGATCAATTCCGGAGAGATTAATGGGGTTCCGGTTCATGCCAGTAAGCATTGGTTAACAGAAGTGTTACGAAATGAATTGGGATTCCAGGGGGTTGCAGTGTCAGACTGGGAAGATGTTATTCGTTTGCATACTCGTCACAGGGTTGCTTCTACTCCAAAAGAAGCAGTTCGAATGGCGGTAGATGCCGGATTAGATATGAGTATGGTTCCTTATGATTATTCATTTTATGACCTGCTTGTTGAATTGGTTAAAGAAGGAACTATTTCTGAAGAAAGACTCGATGAGTCTGTTAGAAGAATTCTCAAGCTAAAATCCGATTTGGGTTTGTTTGCTCAACCAGTGAGCCCGGCGGTATCCGAAGAAGAATTGTTCAAGCCTGAGTTTGATACTGCTGCCTATACTTCTGCGGTCGAAAGTATGGTTTTAACTAAAAATGAAGGTATTTTACCTCTTAATAAAAACACAGAGATTACTATTGCAGGACCTACCGCTAATGCCTTCGGTCCATTACATAGTTCCTGGTCATTTACCTGGATGGGAAATGATGAATCTCAGTATTCTGAACAGACAAAAACTTTCTATGAGGGAATGAAAGAGGTGTTTGGCGAAGAGAATGTTAATTGTAATTCAACCAATGAATGGGATGATAAAGGTAATTATCAGCTGGGTAATGTATCCGGTTCTGATGTGATTATCCTTGCTTTAGGAGAACCTCCATATGCTGAAGGTCCCGGTGTGATCGATAATCTTGATTTAGATGAGAGGCAATTGAAATTAGCCAGGGAAGCAATGGATACGGGCAAGCCGGTGATTGCAGTATTCTTTACCGGACGTCCCAGAATAATTTCCTCGATAGAGCCTGGCCTTGATGCAATTCTCCTTGGTTTAAGACCGGCAACTTTTGGTGGTCTGGCAGCTGCAAACCTTTTAGCCGGTGTGGAAAACCCATCAGGGGTGTTACCTTTTACTTATCCAAAACATTCAGGAGATATTGTTCATTATGATCATAAACTTACTGAAGAGATCAGAGAGGATATTCCGAATACCTATGGTCAGACCGGTTATCAACCTCAGTGGGATTTTGGACACGGGTTGAGTTACACTGACTTTAAAATTGAAAATTTAAAACTAGAGGAAAAAGAAATTTCAACTGAAGGAACACTGAATGTATCTGTTTCAGTGAAAAATACAGGGAATGTAGGTGGAAAAAAAGCAGTAGATGTTTTTATTAGAGACCATTTTGCTTCAATAACTCCATCTGTTAAAAGACTTAAAGCATTCAAAAAAGTTTATCTGGATCCGGGAGAAACCACCATACTTAATTTTAAGATTTCTGCTTCTGACCTGGCTTTTATAGGGCAGGAGGGGACCCCGGTCTTAGAACCGGGTGAATTTGATGTCATTATTGGTGCTTCTAAAGCTACGTTTGCCATTAAATGA